A stretch of the Elephas maximus indicus isolate mEleMax1 chromosome 3, mEleMax1 primary haplotype, whole genome shotgun sequence genome encodes the following:
- the LOC126071153 gene encoding olfactory receptor 18-like, with amino-acid sequence MEPQNLTRISEFLLLGLSEDPELQPLLFGMFMSMYLVTIAGNLLIILAVISNPHLHTPMYFFLSNLSLADIGFTSTTVPKVLMNIHSHQRDISYAGCPIQLAFLYLFGYLDSLLLMVMAYDRFVAICHPLHYPVIMNPRLCGVPVLVSIFISFFDSQLHCIMVSQLIFCTDVEIPSFFCDPPQLFSLACSDTSTNTILIYLVGAIFGGVPISGILFSYTRIVPSILRVPSSGGKSKAFVTCGSHLSVVCLFYGTAAGLYLSSAVSPSLRMGAVASVMFTVVTPMLNPFIYSLRNTDIKRALQRLLSRMS; translated from the coding sequence ATGGAACCTCAGAATCTTACACGTATCTCTGAATTCCTCCTGCTGGGTCTCTCAGAGGATCcagaactgcagcccctcctctttggAATGTTCATGTCCATGTACCTGGTCACAATTGCTGGGAACCTGCTTATTATCCTGGCTGTGATCTCCAACCCCCACCTGcatacccccatgtacttcttcctctccaacctgtcccTAGCTGACATTGGTTTTACCTCTACCACAGTCCCAAAGGTGCTTATGAATATTCACTCACACCAAAGAGACATTTCTTACGCAGGCTGCCCGATTCAGTTGGCTTTTTTGTATCTTTTTGGATATCTGGACAGTTTACTTCTGatggtgatggcctatgaccggtttgtggccatctgtcatcCCCTGCACTACCCAGTAATCATGAACCCCCGTCTATGTGGTGTGCCGGTCCTGGTGTCaattttcatcagtttttttGACTCCCAGCTACACTGCATAATGGTGTCACAACTTATATTCTGCACAGATGTGGAAATCCCTAGTTTCTTCTGTGACCCTCCTCAACTTTTCAGTCTTGCCTGTTCTGACACCTCCACTAATACCATATTAATATATTTAGTTGGTGCTATATTTGGTGGTGTTCCAATCTCAGGGATTCTTTTCTCTTATACTCGAATTGTTCCCTCCATTCTGAGAGTCCCATCATCAGGTGGAAAGTCTAAAGCTTTTGTCACTTGTGGCTCTCACCTGTcagttgtttgcttgttttatggAACGGCCGCTGGATTATACCTGAGCTCAGCTGTCTCACCTTCTCTCAGGATGGGTGCAGTGGCCTCAGTGATGTTCACTGTTGTtacccccatgctgaaccccttcatctacagctTGAGGAACACAGACATCAAGAGAGCACTGCAGAGACTTCTTAGCAGAATGTCTTAA